CTGATCCGCCCGCCGTGCCACTCGGCGATCGACCTGCATGTCGCGAGTCCGAGACCGCTCCTTCCAGGACGACGCGAATGTCCCCCGCCCGCGGATTCGAAGCGGTCGAAGAGCGGCCCGATGGCTTCCTCCGGGATGCCGGCGCCTGTGTCCTCGACCTCGAGCCTGACCATGTCCGAGCGGCCTCCCGTCCTCAGCGTCACCCGCCCGCCCGAGGGAGTGAACTTCACCGCATTGCTTCCCAGATGAAGGACCAGCTGCCTCAGCTGGTCCTGGTCCGCTTCCAGGACGGTATCGGCAAGTCCTCTCACCACCTTGAGTTCCACGTTTCTGGGCTCGGCGGCCTGGCGCAGAATTCCGGCCACTTCCTCGACCAGATCGCCGAGGTCGGTGGGCTCGCGGCGGGCGCGGTGCTCCACGGAGTCGAACCGCTCGAGGTCGAGCACCGACTCGGTCAGGCGAGTGAGCCGCTGCGCCTCCTCGTCGACCACATGGAGGAGCTCCTCGAGCTTGCCCGGGGCCAGCGATTCGGCGTCCGCGGAGCGCAGCGTGTCGGTGTAAGCGCGGATCGCGGTGAGCGGCGAGCGCAGCTCGTGGGACAGCGTGGCGACGAACCGGCTCTTCAGCTCGTCCATTTCCTTCATGCGCATGTCCGCCGCCTCGAGCTCACGGGTGCGGAGCGCGATCTGCCGGTTGAGCCGCGCGTTCTCGATCGCGACCACCGCGTGTGTGGCGAACACTTCGAGCAGCTCGATGGTTTCCTTCGAAGGCACCAGGCGGTCGGCCGGGTCGTCGACCGAGAAGTAGCCGATCATCTCGCCGCGTCCGTCGACCAGCGGCACCAGCAGCACGTCCTCCGCGTGCCACTCCCACGGCTCGCGGCTTCCGAGGTCGGGGACGTAGCCTGGCGGCAGCAAGCGGTTGAAGGGGTCCTTGTGGCCGATGAAGTACGAGTGGCTGACCTTGAAGTCCGGACGGAGCCACGACAGCACGTCATCCAGCTCGATCTCCTCCCGTTCGAGGGCGGACTGAGCGACGGCTCCGAGTCCGGCGAACGCCACCGCGCGGAAGCGCTCGTCGCGGGCGTCGCGCAGGCGGACCAGCACGATGCGGAACTCGAGGATGTCCTGGATCGTGCTCGCGATGCGGTCGAGCAATGTCTCGAGCTCGCGTTCGGCGTTGATCTCGCTCAGCGCCTGCAGGATCTCCTGCAGCCGCGCGGCGCGCTCCTGGTTCTCGTGGAGCTGGGTGAAATAGAGGCGGCTCAGGCGCTCCTTGATGCGCTCGAGCTCCTGGACGCGGCGCGCGAGGGGATGATCCTCCGTTCCCTCTCCGCCACCGTCCTTCCTCAGGTGGTCGATCTCGCGGCGCGCGCGCAGCAGATCGGTCTGGAGCTTGAGCTCCAGCGCGGAAGGGCCCTTGCGCCGACGCGAGCTCATGCGGCCGCCTTCTGGCCGCCCTGGATTCGGGCGAAAGCTTCGACGACCTCGGGATCGAACTGCCGGCCGGCCTCGCGGCGCAGCTCGGCCATCGCTTCGTCGGGCCGGCGCGCCGCGCGATAAGGCCGGCCCGAGGTCATGCTCTCCCAGGCGTCGATCACCGCCAGGATGCGCGCGCCGAGCGGAATCTGCTGGCCCTGCAGGCGCCGCGGATAGCCGGTGCCGTCCCAGCGCTCGTGGTGAGAAAGGATCAGCTCGCGGGTGGAGCCCAGATATTCGAGCGGCCGGATCATCTCGACGCCGGCTTCGGGGTGCTGCATGAGCGCATGGCGCTCGTCGTCGTCGAGCGGGGAGGCATGCGCCAGCCGGTCGCGCAGCGGCGCCATGCCGAGATCGCGAATCGCCGCCACGTAACCCACCGCGTCCACGTCGGACGTTCCCATGTCGAGCGCCCGGGCGACGGCGCGGGCCATGCCGACCGCGTCGCGGCCGCCGAGCAGACCGTCGTGCTTGAGTCGCGTGATGCTGCGAATGGCCTCGGTCGCTTCCTCGACCACGCGGCCGATGTCGGGGTAGGCGTAGGCGCGCTCGACCGCGCTGCCGAT
The Candidatus Eisenbacteria bacterium genome window above contains:
- a CDS encoding HD domain-containing phosphohydrolase is translated as MSSRRRKGPSALELKLQTDLLRARREIDHLRKDGGGEGTEDHPLARRVQELERIKERLSRLYFTQLHENQERAARLQEILQALSEINAERELETLLDRIASTIQDILEFRIVLVRLRDARDERFRAVAFAGLGAVAQSALEREEIELDDVLSWLRPDFKVSHSYFIGHKDPFNRLLPPGYVPDLGSREPWEWHAEDVLLVPLVDGRGEMIGYFSVDDPADRLVPSKETIELLEVFATHAVVAIENARLNRQIALRTRELEAADMRMKEMDELKSRFVATLSHELRSPLTAIRAYTDTLRSADAESLAPGKLEELLHVVDEEAQRLTRLTESVLDLERFDSVEHRARREPTDLGDLVEEVAGILRQAAEPRNVELKVVRGLADTVLEADQDQLRQLVLHLGSNAVKFTPSGGRVTLRTGGRSDMVRLEVEDTGAGIPEEAIGPLFDRFESAGGGHSRRPGRSGLGLATCRSIAEWHGGRISARSTPGEGSCFTVQLPRQRGPRVVLRPDSGLSESARDVLRLGVEMVAEVMDAATVSFMSVEPDQSLVIQAAIGLDVQVVREARVRRGAGVAGWVVEQRRPVCTSGSEDTNVRGSGRSSYQTGTFLSVPIEAGGELLGVLNVTEPDTGNPFQIEDCHLLLELAETIAHAWRKALATDARQAEVATTKQALRTVVDHVRQSRRRAPGRIALARAVALELGLNAAEASAVAFAATLHDLGMTMIDPEILDGHDPLTPAQKHEIERHVELGDRVLEHLATMGAPGVELLETLQDVREVVMSHHEWWDGTGYPRGLRGTAIPVGARVLAAVDAFESLVTGRPHREPEPIDAAIAVLIGLRDRQFDPDVVDALVRAVARGAWTQRGPVSHNAAEAGR